In Dioscorea cayenensis subsp. rotundata cultivar TDr96_F1 chromosome 9, TDr96_F1_v2_PseudoChromosome.rev07_lg8_w22 25.fasta, whole genome shotgun sequence, a genomic segment contains:
- the LOC120268517 gene encoding NADH-ubiquinone oxidoreductase chain 1-like — MQAAKMQKRRTKIPDPNDSTTNLKSKTYIVVPGEILGLILPLLLGVAFLVLAEHKVMAFVQRRKAPDVLGSFRLLQPLADGSKLILKEPISPSSANLSLFRMAPMATFMLSLVAWAVVPFDYSMVLLDLNIGLLYLFAISSLGVYGIIIAGWSSN; from the exons ATGCAGGCAGCGAAAAtgcaaaagagaagaacaaagatTCCTGACCCTAATGACTCAACCACAAATCT AAAATCTAAAACATACATTGTTGTTCCAGGGGAAATACTTGGTTTAATTCTACCACTTCTACTAGGGGTAGCCTTTTTAGTGCTAGCTGAACATAAAGTAATGGCTTTTGTGCAACGCCGAAAAGCTCCTGATGTACTGGGATCGTTCAGATTGTTACAACCTCTAGCAGATGGTTCGAAATTAATTCTAAAAGAACCTATTTCACCAAGTAGTGCTAATTTATCCCTTTTTAGAATGGCTCCTATGGCTACATTTATGTTAAGTTTGGTCGCTTGGGCCGTTGTACCATTTGATTATTCTATGGTATTATTAGATCTGAACATAGGGCTACTTTATTTGTTTGCCATATCTTCGCTAGGTGTTTATGGAATTATTATAGCAGGTTGGTCTAGTAATTAG